One Streptomyces drozdowiczii DNA segment encodes these proteins:
- a CDS encoding NHL domain-containing thioredoxin family protein codes for MATRARVRAPELIGKGGWLNTGDRQYTLADLRGRIVILDFWTFCCVNCLHVLDELRELEEKHRDTVVIIGVHSPKFVHEAEHQAVVDAVERYEVHHPVLDDPELATWKQYAVRAWPTLVVIDPEGYVVAQHAGEGHAHAIEKLVEELEAEHAAKGTLRRGDGPYVAPEPVATHLRFPGKALLLADGGFLVSDTTRHRLVELDPDGETVRRYFGTGERGFTDGGPDQVRFSEPQGLALLPDGRIAVADTVNHAIRALDLATGTTTTLAGTGRQWWQGAPTSGPAREVDLSSPWDVAWFDGRLWIAMAGVHQLWTYDPEDGTVRVAAGTTNEGLVDGPGAEAWFAQPSGLAATEERLWVADSETSALRWVDREGAVHTAVGTGLFDFGHRDGAAGQALLQHPLGVTALPDGSVAVCDTYNHALRRYDPAGDEVTTLATDLREPSDAVLVDGDLVVVESARHRLTRLRLPEEAVRVAEQAHRTQRAATEVAPGALRLDVVFQAPAGQKLDTRYGPSTRLLVSSTPPGLLAEGEGAGIDLFRDLVLADGVTEGVLHVSAMAASCDDDPANEYPACHVHQQDWGVPVRVTGGGAARLPLVLAGMDA; via the coding sequence ATGGCAACACGAGCGCGCGTCAGGGCCCCCGAACTCATCGGCAAGGGCGGCTGGCTCAATACAGGCGACCGGCAGTACACCCTCGCCGACCTGCGAGGACGCATCGTCATCCTCGACTTCTGGACCTTCTGCTGTGTGAACTGCCTGCATGTTCTCGACGAACTGCGCGAGCTGGAGGAGAAGCACCGCGACACCGTCGTGATCATCGGCGTGCACTCGCCGAAGTTCGTGCACGAGGCGGAGCACCAGGCGGTCGTGGACGCGGTCGAGCGGTACGAGGTCCACCACCCGGTCCTCGACGACCCCGAGCTGGCCACCTGGAAGCAGTACGCCGTACGCGCCTGGCCCACGCTCGTCGTCATCGACCCCGAGGGCTACGTCGTCGCCCAGCACGCCGGTGAGGGCCATGCCCACGCCATCGAGAAGCTGGTCGAGGAGCTGGAGGCGGAGCACGCGGCGAAGGGCACCCTGCGACGCGGGGACGGCCCCTACGTGGCACCCGAGCCGGTCGCCACGCATCTGCGGTTCCCCGGCAAGGCGCTGCTCCTCGCGGACGGCGGCTTCCTGGTCTCCGACACCACCCGGCACCGGCTGGTCGAGCTGGACCCGGACGGCGAGACCGTCCGCCGGTACTTCGGGACGGGCGAGCGCGGGTTCACGGACGGCGGGCCCGACCAGGTCCGCTTCAGCGAACCGCAGGGGCTCGCCCTGCTGCCCGACGGGCGGATCGCGGTCGCCGACACCGTCAACCACGCCATCCGCGCCCTCGACCTGGCGACCGGGACCACCACCACCCTCGCCGGCACCGGCCGCCAGTGGTGGCAGGGGGCGCCCACCAGCGGCCCGGCCCGCGAGGTGGACCTCTCCTCGCCGTGGGACGTCGCCTGGTTCGACGGCCGGCTCTGGATCGCCATGGCCGGGGTGCACCAGCTGTGGACGTACGACCCCGAGGACGGCACCGTACGGGTCGCCGCCGGGACCACCAACGAGGGCCTGGTCGACGGGCCCGGCGCGGAGGCGTGGTTCGCCCAGCCGTCCGGGCTCGCGGCGACCGAGGAGCGGCTGTGGGTCGCCGACTCGGAGACGTCCGCGCTGCGCTGGGTCGACCGCGAGGGCGCCGTGCACACGGCCGTGGGCACCGGCCTCTTCGACTTCGGCCACCGGGACGGCGCCGCCGGGCAGGCCCTGCTCCAGCACCCCCTCGGCGTCACCGCCCTGCCCGACGGGTCCGTCGCCGTCTGCGACACCTACAACCACGCCCTGCGCCGGTACGACCCGGCGGGCGACGAGGTCACCACCCTGGCCACGGACCTGCGGGAGCCCAGCGACGCCGTGCTGGTGGACGGCGACCTCGTGGTCGTGGAGTCCGCCCGCCACCGGCTGACCCGGCTGCGGCTGCCCGAGGAGGCGGTACGCGTCGCCGAACAGGCGCACCGCACGCAGCGGGCCGCGACCGAGGTCGCCCCCGGCGCGCTCCGGCTCGACGTCGTCTTCCAGGCACCGGCCGGGCAGAAGCTGGACACCCGGTACGGTCCCTCGACGCGGCTGCTGGTCTCCTCGACCCCGCCCGGGCTGCTGGCCGAGGGCGAGGGCGCCGGCATCGACCTCTTCCGCGACCTCGTCCTCGCGGACGGCGTCACCGAGGGCGTCCTGCACGTCTCCGCGATGGCCGCGTCCTGCGACGACGACCCGGCGAACGAGTACCCGGCCTGCCACGTCCACCAGCAGGACTGGGGCGTACCGGTCCGCGTCACGGGGGGCGGCGCGGCCCGGCTGCCGCTGGTCCTCGCGGGGATGGACGCGTAA
- a CDS encoding AfsR/SARP family transcriptional regulator gives MEFRLLGTVCVDTLTGPLPLGPAKRRSLLAALLLHANTPVSMARLTDCLWDEEPPLHARTVIQGHVSRLRALLVGADARAYGVELATLGDAYVLRAPETLLDSQRFEELLMLAREQREPADTVLMLKEALSLWQGPALTGTFASAPLQAAAHALEESRLSTVEQLAGAYGELGEHHRAAAVLRAEAVAHPLRESLAAALMTALHRSGRQSEALDCFHRTRRLLADELGIDPGRELADAYARVLRGEGGPGGPVAPEHAAGAGSPLSGAASTRARPGAAPGGPQSFAGTGAARAVLPAQVPPSPYTAGGVPADLLPRAPRGFHGRGAELTALSRAAAGEAPVCLVTGPAGVGKTALALHWARRSPAAFPDGRLFADLRGFGETGEPTPLEVLREFLLALGVAPRRVPESVSGAAALFRSLTDRLSLLVVLDNARDSGQVRPLLPGGADCVTLVTSRHRLDGLIASDAAVPVPVDILEPTDGTALLAGVLGEERVLAEPVAARRLAELCGGLPLALRVTAARLAGRPQWTLAAMADELADERSRLSYLDVEDTGVSAALRLTVQQLPPDAVHHLGRLGHHPGSHFDPYTAAALAGSDPVTAGAALERLAAAHLVTEAGPGRWILHDLVRLYARGLDPAGAPDALIGVLDHYIATALAAADTAEPGGEPCFVLPDDFHAPTATRDFTDRAEAMSWLAAEREDLTLAAAAARAAGLDDRAWRIILLQWPHVVWRVRDGWVPMLELALAAAVAREDPYAESRVRNLLGWVLTEEGRTGEAVATLEPSPGLARQAGDRLGEATALINLAIVQAEQGGLDVAMEGCERALALARKEPDAHTEMLALQHLARMQLTAGRPRDALDSARTAFDLGPEHEEAARRVLLLSVSGEARLALGAEEEGIRLLDEAATEAERADYDEGAVRALEALLRVTASPDHVRRHTEATRRLTADG, from the coding sequence GTGGAGTTCCGGCTGCTCGGCACCGTCTGCGTCGACACGCTGACCGGGCCGCTGCCCCTCGGCCCCGCCAAGCGCCGCAGCCTGCTCGCCGCCCTGCTGCTGCACGCCAACACCCCCGTGTCGATGGCACGGCTGACCGACTGCCTGTGGGACGAGGAGCCGCCGCTCCACGCCCGCACGGTCATCCAGGGCCATGTCTCCCGGCTGCGCGCCCTGTTGGTCGGCGCGGACGCGCGGGCGTACGGGGTCGAGCTGGCGACGCTCGGCGACGCGTACGTCCTCCGGGCGCCCGAAACCCTGCTGGACTCCCAGCGGTTCGAGGAACTGCTGATGCTGGCCCGCGAGCAGCGGGAACCCGCCGACACGGTGCTGATGCTGAAGGAGGCCCTGTCGCTCTGGCAGGGGCCCGCCCTCACCGGCACCTTCGCGAGCGCCCCGCTCCAGGCGGCCGCCCACGCGCTGGAGGAGTCCCGCCTCTCGACGGTCGAGCAGCTGGCCGGTGCCTACGGGGAGCTGGGCGAACACCACCGCGCGGCGGCGGTCCTCCGCGCGGAGGCCGTCGCCCATCCCCTGCGCGAATCCCTGGCGGCGGCCCTGATGACCGCCCTGCACCGCTCGGGCCGCCAGTCCGAGGCCCTGGACTGCTTCCACCGCACCCGCCGCCTGCTCGCGGACGAACTGGGCATCGACCCGGGCCGCGAACTGGCGGACGCGTACGCGCGCGTTCTGCGCGGGGAGGGCGGGCCCGGCGGACCCGTCGCCCCGGAGCACGCCGCCGGGGCCGGTTCACCGCTGTCCGGTGCCGCATCCACCCGCGCCCGTCCCGGCGCGGCGCCCGGCGGACCGCAGTCGTTCGCCGGAACCGGCGCCGCGCGGGCCGTCCTGCCGGCGCAGGTGCCGCCCTCCCCGTACACCGCCGGAGGCGTACCCGCCGATCTGCTGCCGCGCGCGCCGCGCGGGTTCCACGGGCGGGGGGCCGAGCTGACCGCGTTGTCGCGGGCGGCGGCCGGGGAGGCGCCCGTGTGCCTGGTCACCGGTCCTGCCGGGGTCGGGAAGACCGCGCTGGCCCTCCACTGGGCGCGCCGGTCCCCCGCCGCCTTCCCGGACGGGCGGCTGTTCGCGGATCTGCGCGGGTTCGGGGAGACCGGCGAACCGACCCCGCTCGAAGTGCTGCGGGAGTTCCTGCTCGCGCTCGGCGTCGCGCCCCGCCGGGTGCCGGAGTCCGTGTCCGGCGCGGCGGCGCTGTTCCGCTCGCTCACCGACCGGCTCAGCCTCCTCGTCGTGCTGGACAACGCCCGGGACTCCGGGCAGGTCAGGCCGTTGCTGCCGGGCGGCGCGGACTGCGTCACGCTGGTCACCAGCCGGCACCGGCTCGACGGGCTGATCGCCTCGGACGCGGCCGTACCGGTCCCGGTGGACATACTGGAACCGACGGACGGCACCGCGCTGCTGGCCGGGGTGCTGGGCGAGGAACGGGTCCTCGCGGAACCGGTGGCGGCCCGGCGGCTCGCAGAACTCTGCGGCGGACTGCCCCTCGCGCTGCGGGTGACGGCGGCCCGGCTGGCGGGCCGCCCGCAGTGGACGCTGGCCGCCATGGCCGACGAACTCGCCGACGAGCGCAGCCGGCTGTCCTATCTGGACGTGGAGGACACCGGCGTCTCCGCCGCCCTGCGGCTCACCGTGCAGCAGCTGCCGCCGGACGCCGTCCACCACCTGGGCCGGCTCGGCCACCACCCGGGCAGCCACTTCGACCCGTACACCGCCGCCGCGCTCGCCGGCAGCGACCCGGTCACCGCGGGAGCCGCGCTGGAACGGCTGGCCGCCGCCCATCTGGTCACGGAGGCCGGCCCCGGGCGCTGGATACTGCACGACCTGGTGCGGCTGTACGCGCGGGGGCTCGACCCGGCGGGGGCGCCGGACGCGCTCATCGGGGTGCTGGACCACTACATCGCGACCGCGCTCGCCGCCGCCGACACGGCGGAACCGGGCGGCGAACCCTGCTTCGTGCTGCCCGACGACTTCCACGCGCCCACCGCGACCCGGGACTTCACGGACCGGGCGGAGGCGATGAGCTGGCTGGCCGCCGAGCGCGAGGACCTGACCCTGGCGGCCGCCGCGGCCCGGGCCGCCGGGCTGGACGACCGGGCGTGGCGGATCATCCTGCTCCAGTGGCCGCACGTCGTCTGGCGGGTCCGGGACGGCTGGGTCCCGATGCTGGAACTCGCCCTGGCGGCGGCCGTCGCCCGCGAGGACCCGTACGCCGAGTCCCGGGTCCGCAATCTGCTCGGCTGGGTCCTGACGGAAGAGGGCAGGACCGGTGAGGCGGTCGCCACGCTGGAGCCCTCGCCCGGACTCGCCCGGCAGGCCGGGGACCGGCTCGGCGAGGCGACGGCGCTGATCAACCTGGCCATCGTCCAGGCCGAGCAGGGCGGCCTGGACGTGGCGATGGAGGGCTGCGAGCGGGCCCTCGCGCTGGCCAGGAAGGAGCCCGACGCGCACACCGAGATGCTCGCGCTCCAGCACCTGGCCCGGATGCAGCTGACGGCGGGACGCCCGAGGGACGCCCTGGACTCCGCCCGGACCGCCTTCGACCTGGGCCCGGAGCACGAGGAGGCGGCCCGCCGGGTGCTGCTGCTGTCCGTCAGCGGCGAGGCCCGCCTCGCCCTGGGCGCGGAGGAGGAGGGCATCCGGCTCCTGGACGAGGCGGCCACGGAGGCGGAGCGCGCCGACTACGACGAGGGCGCGGTCCGGGCCCTGGAGGCGCTGCTCCGGGTGACGGCGAGCCCGGACCACGTACGCCGCCACACCGAGGCGACCCGCCGCCTGACGGCGGACGGCTGA
- a CDS encoding DUF6458 family protein, producing MGLGGCILLIGVGAILAFATDWHMDSVNVDLVGWIMMIVGVIGVFVYASVIRRRRMVVPPTTTVVSDDERHL from the coding sequence ATGGGACTCGGCGGATGCATTCTCCTCATCGGGGTGGGGGCCATCCTGGCCTTCGCGACCGATTGGCACATGGACAGCGTCAACGTCGACCTGGTCGGCTGGATCATGATGATCGTCGGCGTGATCGGCGTCTTCGTCTACGCGAGCGTCATCCGGCGCCGCCGCATGGTCGTGCCGCCCACCACGACGGTCGTGTCCGACGACGAACGGCACCTGTGA
- a CDS encoding M18 family aminopeptidase, which produces MSSSLRFDRGHTDDLMAFLMASPSPYHAVATAAARLEKAGFRQVEETAAWDGTTGGKYVLRGGAIVAWYVPEGAGAHTPFRIAGAHTDSPNLRVKPLPDTGAYGWRQIAVEVYGGTLLNTWLDRDLGLAGRISLRDGTDRLVSIDRPLLRVPQLAVHLDRSANTDGLKLDRQKHMQPIWGLGDVEEGDLIRFVAEEAGVDAEDITGWDLMPHPVEPPAYLGRDRELLAGPRMDNLLSVHAATAALAAVAGQPDSELPYIPVMAAFDHEENGSQSDTGADGPLLGTVLERSVFARGGTYEDRARAFAGTVCLSSDTGHAIHPNYAERHDPTHHPVVNGGPILKVNVNMRYATDGGGRSVFAAACEKAGVPWQAFVSNNAMPCGTTIGPITAARHGIKTVDIGVAILSMHSARELCGADDPYLLANALAAFLTG; this is translated from the coding sequence ATGAGTTCCTCCCTCCGCTTCGACCGCGGGCACACCGACGATCTGATGGCCTTCCTGATGGCCTCGCCCTCCCCGTACCACGCCGTGGCCACCGCCGCCGCCCGGCTGGAGAAGGCCGGATTCCGGCAGGTGGAGGAGACAGCGGCGTGGGACGGGACCACCGGCGGCAAGTACGTCCTGCGCGGTGGCGCGATCGTCGCCTGGTACGTGCCGGAGGGCGCCGGGGCGCACACCCCGTTCCGGATCGCCGGCGCGCACACCGACTCGCCGAACCTGCGGGTCAAGCCGCTGCCGGACACCGGTGCGTACGGCTGGCGCCAGATCGCCGTGGAGGTCTACGGCGGCACCCTGCTCAACACCTGGCTGGATCGCGACCTCGGTCTCGCCGGCCGGATCTCGCTGCGCGACGGTACGGACCGGCTGGTTTCGATCGACCGGCCGCTGCTGCGCGTGCCGCAGCTCGCCGTGCACCTGGACCGGTCGGCCAACACCGACGGGCTCAAGCTGGACCGGCAGAAGCACATGCAGCCGATCTGGGGGCTCGGGGACGTCGAGGAGGGCGACCTCATCCGGTTCGTCGCCGAGGAGGCGGGCGTCGACGCCGAGGACATCACCGGCTGGGACCTGATGCCGCACCCCGTCGAGCCGCCGGCCTACCTGGGCCGCGACCGCGAGCTGCTGGCCGGGCCGCGCATGGACAACCTGCTCTCGGTGCACGCGGCGACCGCCGCGCTCGCCGCCGTCGCCGGACAGCCCGACTCCGAGCTGCCGTACATCCCGGTGATGGCCGCCTTCGACCACGAGGAGAACGGCTCGCAGTCGGACACCGGCGCGGACGGGCCGCTGCTCGGCACGGTCCTGGAGCGCTCGGTCTTCGCCCGGGGCGGCACTTACGAGGACCGCGCCCGCGCCTTCGCCGGCACGGTCTGCCTCTCCTCCGACACCGGGCACGCGATCCACCCGAACTACGCGGAGCGCCACGACCCCACGCACCACCCGGTCGTCAACGGCGGACCGATCCTCAAGGTCAACGTCAACATGCGGTACGCCACCGACGGCGGCGGCCGGTCCGTGTTCGCCGCGGCCTGCGAGAAGGCGGGCGTGCCGTGGCAGGCGTTCGTCTCCAACAACGCGATGCCCTGCGGCACGACGATCGGCCCGATCACCGCCGCCCGGCACGGCATCAAGACCGTCGACATCGGCGTCGCCATCCTGTCCATGCACAGCGCCCGCGAGCTGTGCGGCGCGGACGACCCGTACCTGCTGGCGAACGCGCTGGCGGCGTTCCTGACGGGCTGA
- a CDS encoding acyl-CoA dehydrogenase: MGHYKSNLRDIEFNLFEVLGRDKLYGTGPFTEMDVDTAKSILEEVARLAENELADSYADADRNPPVFDPETNTAPVPDTFKKSYQAFMESEYWRLGLPEEIGGTTSPRSLIWGYAELLLGSNPAVWMYSSGPAFAGILFEEGNEAQKKVAEIAVEKQWGSTMVLTEPDAGSDVGAGRTKAVEQEDGSWHIEGVKRFITSGEHDMSENILHYVLARPEGAGPGTKGLSLFLVPKYHFDWTTGELGERNGVYATNVEHKMGLKASNTCEMTFGDRHPAKGWLIGDKHDGIRQMFRIIEFARMMVGTKAIATLSTGYLNALEYAKERVQGTDLSQFMDKAAPKVTITHHPDVRRSLMTQKAYAEGMRALVLYTASVQDAIQEKEAAGEDAKALHGLNDLLLPIVKGYGSEKSYEQLAQSLQTFGGSGYLQEYPVEQYIRDAKIDTLYEGTTAIQGQDFFFRKIVRDQGASLNALSEEIKKFLAGAQDHEELSGALDSLAKAAVDLEAIVGTMITDLTATGEDVKNIYKVGLNTTRLLLASGDVVVGYLLLKGAAVAAEKLPTASAKDVPFYQGKIAAAKFFAANVLPGVGAERALAESVDNSLMELDEAAF; the protein is encoded by the coding sequence ATGGGGCACTACAAGTCGAATCTCCGCGACATCGAGTTCAACCTCTTCGAGGTCCTCGGGCGCGACAAGCTGTACGGCACCGGACCGTTCACGGAGATGGACGTCGACACCGCGAAGAGCATCCTCGAGGAGGTCGCCCGCCTCGCCGAGAACGAGCTCGCCGACTCCTACGCGGACGCCGACCGCAACCCGCCGGTCTTCGACCCGGAGACCAACACCGCGCCGGTCCCCGACACGTTCAAGAAGTCGTACCAGGCGTTCATGGAGTCCGAGTACTGGCGCCTGGGCCTGCCGGAGGAGATCGGCGGCACCACCTCGCCCCGCTCCCTGATCTGGGGTTACGCGGAGCTGCTGCTCGGCTCCAACCCGGCCGTCTGGATGTACTCCTCGGGCCCGGCGTTCGCCGGCATCCTCTTCGAGGAGGGCAACGAGGCGCAGAAGAAGGTCGCCGAGATCGCCGTCGAGAAGCAGTGGGGCTCGACGATGGTGCTGACCGAGCCGGACGCCGGCTCCGACGTCGGCGCCGGCCGCACCAAGGCCGTCGAGCAGGAGGACGGCTCCTGGCACATCGAGGGCGTGAAGCGCTTCATCACCTCGGGCGAGCACGACATGTCGGAGAACATCCTCCACTACGTGCTGGCGCGCCCCGAGGGCGCGGGCCCGGGCACCAAGGGCCTCTCCCTCTTCCTGGTCCCGAAGTACCACTTCGACTGGACCACCGGCGAGCTGGGCGAGCGCAACGGCGTGTACGCGACGAACGTCGAGCACAAGATGGGCCTCAAGGCGTCCAACACCTGCGAGATGACGTTCGGCGACCGCCACCCCGCCAAGGGCTGGCTCATCGGCGACAAGCACGACGGCATCCGCCAGATGTTCCGCATCATCGAGTTCGCCCGCATGATGGTCGGCACGAAGGCCATCGCCACGCTCTCCACGGGCTACCTGAACGCGCTGGAGTACGCCAAGGAGCGCGTCCAGGGCACCGACCTGTCGCAGTTCATGGACAAGGCCGCGCCGAAGGTCACCATCACGCACCACCCCGACGTGCGCCGCTCGCTGATGACGCAGAAGGCGTACGCGGAGGGCATGCGCGCCCTCGTTCTCTACACGGCCTCCGTCCAGGACGCGATCCAGGAGAAGGAGGCCGCGGGCGAGGACGCCAAGGCGCTGCACGGCCTCAACGACCTGCTCCTCCCGATCGTCAAGGGCTACGGCTCCGAGAAGTCGTACGAGCAGCTGGCGCAGTCGCTCCAGACGTTCGGCGGCTCCGGGTACCTCCAGGAGTACCCGGTCGAGCAGTACATCCGCGACGCCAAGATCGACACCCTGTACGAGGGCACCACGGCCATCCAGGGCCAGGACTTCTTCTTCCGGAAGATCGTCCGCGACCAGGGCGCCTCGCTCAACGCGCTCTCCGAGGAGATCAAGAAGTTCCTCGCGGGCGCCCAGGACCACGAGGAGCTGTCCGGCGCGCTGGACAGCCTCGCGAAGGCCGCGGTGGACCTGGAGGCGATCGTCGGCACGATGATCACCGACCTCACCGCGACCGGCGAGGACGTCAAGAACATCTACAAGGTGGGCCTCAACACCACCCGCCTGCTGCTGGCCTCCGGCGACGTCGTCGTCGGCTACCTGCTGCTCAAGGGCGCGGCCGTGGCCGCCGAGAAGCTGCCGACGGCCTCCGCGAAGGACGTCCCCTTCTACCAGGGCAAGATCGCCGCCGCGAAGTTCTTCGCCGCGAACGTCCTCCCGGGCGTCGGCGCCGAGCGCGCGCTCGCCGAGTCCGTCGACAACTCCCTGATGGAGCTGGACGAGGCGGCCTTCTAG
- a CDS encoding SseB family protein, protein MYGYDQNQGAQQPMGGGYGEQPLYPEPSPPSLGDAVRAFTTGSLAAEDFQQIFATSKVYCPRGDNPGFLALHNTQQPVIPMFTTLKELRRYAGKDSKYFVITGAEVIDLLPTGYGFVLDMEGEHRMVFDAKAVEQMVDFAMRRMYG, encoded by the coding sequence ATGTACGGCTACGACCAGAACCAGGGCGCGCAGCAGCCGATGGGGGGCGGCTACGGCGAGCAGCCGCTGTACCCCGAACCCTCGCCGCCGTCGCTGGGTGACGCGGTACGGGCCTTCACGACCGGCTCGCTGGCCGCCGAGGACTTCCAGCAGATCTTCGCGACCTCGAAGGTCTACTGCCCGCGCGGCGACAACCCGGGCTTCCTCGCGCTGCACAACACCCAGCAGCCGGTGATCCCGATGTTCACCACGCTCAAGGAGCTGCGGCGGTACGCGGGCAAGGACTCCAAGTACTTCGTGATCACCGGCGCCGAGGTGATCGACCTGCTGCCCACCGGCTACGGCTTCGTCCTGGACATGGAGGGCGAGCACCGGATGGTCTTCGACGCCAAGGCCGTCGAGCAGATGGTCGACTTCGCTATGCGCCGCATGTACGGCTAG
- a CDS encoding pirin family protein — MPAVTVENPLTLPKVAASGDAAARPVLAVTTAPSGFEGEGFPVRRAFAGINYKYLDPFIMMDQMGEVEYAAGEPKGTPWHPHRGFETVTYLIDGSFIHQDSHGGGGTIGNGDTQWMTAGSGLLHIEAPPESLVMSGGLFHGLQLWVNLPKADKMMAPRYQDIRGGQVQLLASPDGGALLRVIAGELDGHEGPGITHTPITMIHATVRPGAEVTLPWREDFNGLAYVLAGRGTAGAERRPVHMGQTAVFGAGSSLTVRADEKQDGNTPDLEVVLLGGRPIREPMAHYGPFVMNSQAELKQAFEDFQAGRLGTVPAVHGM; from the coding sequence ATGCCCGCAGTGACCGTCGAGAACCCGCTGACCCTGCCCAAGGTGGCCGCTTCCGGCGACGCCGCGGCCCGTCCCGTGCTCGCCGTGACCACGGCGCCGAGCGGCTTCGAGGGCGAGGGCTTCCCGGTCCGCCGCGCCTTCGCGGGGATCAACTACAAGTACCTCGACCCGTTCATCATGATGGACCAGATGGGTGAGGTGGAGTACGCGGCGGGCGAGCCGAAGGGCACGCCCTGGCACCCGCACCGCGGCTTCGAGACCGTCACCTATCTGATCGACGGCAGCTTCATCCACCAGGACTCCCACGGTGGCGGCGGCACCATCGGCAACGGCGACACCCAGTGGATGACCGCCGGGTCCGGGCTCCTGCACATCGAGGCGCCGCCGGAGTCCCTGGTCATGTCCGGCGGCCTCTTCCACGGCCTCCAGCTCTGGGTGAACCTGCCGAAGGCCGACAAGATGATGGCCCCGCGCTACCAGGACATCCGCGGCGGCCAGGTCCAGCTGCTCGCGTCCCCGGACGGCGGCGCGCTGCTCCGGGTGATCGCCGGTGAGCTGGACGGCCACGAGGGCCCCGGCATCACGCACACCCCCATCACGATGATCCACGCCACCGTGCGCCCCGGCGCCGAGGTGACACTGCCCTGGCGCGAGGACTTCAACGGCCTCGCGTACGTGCTCGCCGGGCGCGGCACCGCCGGTGCGGAGCGCCGCCCGGTCCACATGGGCCAGACCGCCGTCTTCGGCGCCGGCTCCTCGCTGACCGTGCGCGCCGACGAGAAGCAGGACGGCAACACCCCGGACCTGGAGGTCGTCCTGCTCGGCGGCCGTCCGATCCGCGAGCCGATGGCGCACTACGGGCCGTTCGTGATGAACAGCCAGGCCGAACTGAAGCAGGCCTTCGAGGACTTCCAGGCCGGCCGCCTCGGCACCGTCCCCGCCGTCCACGGCATGTGA
- a CDS encoding AI-2E family transporter: MQTPKPLLPEGARRTAAWCGVVLLVTGVAAVAVWLCIVFKTAVTPVLLALLGTALLGPVHRRMTSHGVNRSLAAAVTCAVLLAVVGGAGYIVVAALVETGDQIVQSLKDAGQWVVDHFQVADDIDVNDLEASGRKLVEKFGATAAGGLLTGLSLLGSLVATSVLALLLTFFFLRDADRAAHLAHSLAPRGTGDMVEAMGRRAFEAVQGFMRGTTLIALIDAVCITVGLLILRVPGAVGLGALVLVGAYIPYLGAFISGAVAVLVALADRGFAIALWALGVVLAVQVLEGHILQPMIQSRTVQMHPAMILIALTAGASVAGILGMLLAVPLCAAAFGIIGELRKGRVGLEDGA; encoded by the coding sequence GTGCAGACCCCGAAGCCACTCCTGCCCGAGGGCGCCCGGCGGACCGCCGCCTGGTGCGGTGTCGTCCTGCTGGTCACCGGTGTCGCCGCCGTCGCCGTCTGGCTGTGCATCGTCTTCAAGACCGCCGTCACACCCGTGCTGCTCGCCCTGCTCGGTACGGCGCTGCTCGGCCCCGTCCACCGCCGGATGACCTCCCACGGCGTCAACCGCTCGCTGGCCGCCGCGGTCACCTGCGCGGTGCTGCTCGCCGTGGTCGGCGGCGCCGGCTACATCGTCGTCGCCGCGCTGGTCGAGACCGGTGACCAGATCGTCCAGTCGCTGAAGGACGCCGGGCAGTGGGTGGTCGACCACTTCCAGGTCGCGGACGACATCGATGTGAACGACCTGGAGGCCAGCGGCCGCAAGCTGGTCGAGAAGTTCGGCGCGACCGCCGCGGGCGGGCTCCTGACCGGACTCAGCCTCCTCGGCTCCCTCGTCGCGACCAGCGTCCTGGCGCTGCTGCTGACCTTCTTCTTCCTGCGCGACGCGGACCGGGCCGCGCACCTCGCGCACTCCCTCGCGCCGCGCGGCACCGGCGACATGGTCGAGGCGATGGGCCGGCGGGCCTTCGAGGCCGTCCAGGGCTTCATGCGCGGCACGACGCTCATCGCCCTGATCGACGCCGTCTGCATCACGGTCGGGCTGCTGATCCTGCGGGTGCCGGGCGCGGTGGGGCTCGGGGCGCTGGTGCTGGTCGGCGCCTACATCCCGTACCTCGGGGCGTTCATCTCCGGGGCCGTCGCCGTGCTGGTGGCCCTCGCGGACCGGGGGTTCGCGATCGCGCTCTGGGCGCTCGGCGTGGTCCTCGCCGTCCAGGTGCTGGAGGGCCACATCCTCCAGCCGATGATCCAGAGCCGTACGGTCCAGATGCACCCCGCGATGATCCTCATCGCCCTGACGGCGGGCGCGAGCGTCGCGGGCATCCTCGGGATGCTGCTCGCGGTCCCGCTCTGCGCGGCGGCCTTCGGCATCATCGGCGAACTCCGCAAGGGGCGCGTCGGGCTGGAGGACGGCGCCTAG